A window from Thiomonas sp. FB-Cd encodes these proteins:
- the hypD gene encoding hydrogenase formation protein HypD: MQYVDEFRDPHKARALSRQIGALLDRIGPAGHKPLQIMEFCGGHTHTIFRYGLEQMLPERIEMVHGPGCPVCVLPMGRVDDCIAIAQRPEVIFATFGDAMRVPGSQKSLLQAKADGADVRMVYSPLDALDLARRNPDREVVFFALGFETTMPSTALTVIQAERDGIGNFSLFCNHITTAPTLKAILDAPDMQIDAFLAPGHVSMVIGEEPFAFVARDYRRPIVITGFEPLDILQSLWMVVKQLADGRCVVENQYARVVAPGGNRAGLDAMTQVFEQREFFELRGLGSIDHSGVRMRERYAAFDAERKFAVPNLTVADPQSCQCGEVLKGAIRPWECKVYDKPCSPQTPLGALMVSSEGACAAHYSYGSVRPPAQRNASDLEKI; the protein is encoded by the coding sequence ATGCAATACGTTGACGAATTCCGTGACCCCCACAAAGCACGGGCGCTGTCCCGGCAAATTGGAGCGTTGCTCGACCGCATTGGCCCGGCTGGCCATAAGCCGTTGCAAATCATGGAATTCTGTGGCGGTCATACCCACACCATTTTTCGCTACGGTCTTGAGCAGATGCTCCCCGAGCGCATCGAGATGGTTCACGGCCCCGGCTGTCCGGTATGCGTGCTGCCGATGGGCCGGGTGGACGACTGCATCGCCATCGCACAACGCCCGGAGGTGATCTTCGCCACTTTCGGCGACGCCATGCGCGTGCCCGGCTCGCAGAAGAGCCTGCTGCAGGCCAAGGCCGACGGCGCCGACGTGCGCATGGTGTATTCCCCGCTGGACGCCCTGGATCTCGCCCGCCGCAACCCGGACCGCGAGGTGGTGTTCTTCGCCCTGGGTTTCGAGACCACCATGCCCAGCACTGCGCTCACGGTGATCCAGGCTGAACGCGACGGGATTGGCAATTTCTCACTGTTTTGCAACCATATAACGACCGCACCAACGCTGAAGGCGATTCTTGATGCGCCCGACATGCAGATTGATGCATTCCTCGCCCCGGGTCATGTCAGCATGGTCATCGGGGAGGAACCATTCGCGTTCGTCGCCCGCGACTATCGGCGGCCGATCGTCATTACCGGCTTCGAACCGCTCGACATTCTGCAGTCGCTGTGGATGGTGGTTAAACAGCTGGCCGATGGTCGCTGTGTGGTCGAGAATCAGTATGCGCGAGTCGTGGCCCCAGGTGGCAACCGCGCCGGACTCGACGCGATGACTCAGGTGTTCGAACAGCGGGAGTTCTTTGAATTGCGGGGGCTCGGCTCGATCGATCACTCGGGCGTGCGCATGCGCGAGCGCTATGCCGCCTTTGATGCCGAGCGCAAGTTTGCCGTTCCGAACCTAACGGTCGCCGACCCGCAGTCATGCCAATGCGGTGAAGTGCTCAAGGGCGCGATACGCCCGTGGGAATGCAAGGTTTACGACAAACCGTGCAGCCCGCAGACGCCGCTTGGTGCGTTGATGGTGTCCTCCGAGGGCGCCTGCGCCGCCCATTACAGCTACGGCAGCGTGCGGCCTCCTGCCCAGCGCAATGCGTCCGATCTGGAGAAGATCTGA
- a CDS encoding hydrogenase maturation protease produces MHILLDPLPEVIGGSGMSGARRVLVLGIGNPDRGDDGVGAFVVHRLRDRLAPGCEVRTCAGDIVGIVDDCAGFEAWVCVDCAAPAAAPGHVHRIDLAVQELPRELLLPASSHTLGITTAIELARALGNAPADIVFYAVEGCRFDLGAGLSPAVAAAATRLVEQVAQEVQGLRQRSADPR; encoded by the coding sequence GTGCATATCCTGCTCGACCCACTTCCTGAGGTTATCGGTGGTTCGGGAATGAGTGGTGCGCGGCGTGTGCTGGTGCTGGGCATTGGCAACCCTGACCGGGGCGACGACGGCGTCGGTGCTTTCGTCGTGCACCGCTTGCGGGATCGCCTTGCACCCGGGTGCGAGGTGCGTACCTGCGCGGGCGACATCGTGGGGATTGTCGATGACTGTGCGGGCTTTGAAGCCTGGGTTTGCGTGGATTGCGCGGCACCTGCAGCTGCGCCCGGACATGTGCATCGCATCGATCTGGCCGTGCAAGAGTTGCCGCGTGAGCTGCTTCTTCCAGCATCAAGTCATACGCTCGGCATAACCACCGCGATCGAGCTGGCGCGCGCTCTGGGCAACGCGCCTGCGGACATTGTTTTTTACGCCGTCGAGGGTTGTCGATTCGATCTGGGCGCAGGACTGAGTCCGGCCGTTGCTGCGGCCGCCACGCGGTTAGTCGAGCAAGTCGCTCAGGAAGTCCAGGGACTGCGCCAGCGTTCAGCAGATCCGCGGTAG
- a CDS encoding oxidoreductase, which produces MDEKPRLAVWKFASCDGCQLSLLDCEDELLTLAGAVQIANFPEATSLILDGPYDLSLVEGSITTPQDAERILEVRRQSRLLVSIGACATAGGIQALRNLAAIDDFVAAVYASPQYISTLETSTPISAHVTVDYELHGCPVNKAQLLEVIAAFLARRKPAISAHSVCIECKRRGAVCVMVQGTPCLGPVTHAGCGAICPAYHRGCYGCYGPMETPNMPALADAWLALGAAPREIQRALRTFNTGAEPFLKESQAHGD; this is translated from the coding sequence ATGGACGAGAAGCCGCGCCTGGCCGTATGGAAATTTGCCTCCTGCGACGGCTGTCAACTCTCTTTGCTCGACTGCGAAGACGAATTGCTGACGCTGGCCGGCGCGGTGCAGATTGCGAATTTTCCCGAAGCCACGAGCCTCATTCTTGATGGTCCTTACGACCTGTCCTTGGTCGAGGGGTCAATCACCACGCCACAGGACGCCGAGCGCATCCTTGAAGTGCGCCGCCAGTCACGGCTTCTGGTGTCAATCGGTGCCTGTGCGACCGCTGGCGGGATCCAGGCGTTGCGGAATCTGGCAGCCATCGATGACTTTGTCGCTGCGGTCTATGCATCGCCGCAGTACATCAGCACGCTGGAAACGTCGACTCCAATCTCTGCCCATGTCACGGTCGATTATGAGTTGCATGGGTGCCCGGTCAACAAGGCGCAACTGCTTGAAGTGATCGCGGCCTTCCTGGCCCGGCGCAAGCCGGCCATCTCCGCGCATAGCGTGTGCATCGAGTGCAAGCGTCGCGGTGCGGTGTGCGTGATGGTGCAGGGCACGCCTTGTCTGGGCCCGGTGACCCATGCGGGGTGTGGCGCCATCTGTCCTGCCTATCACCGCGGCTGTTACGGCTGCTATGGCCCCATGGAGACGCCCAACATGCCAGCGCTGGCCGATGCGTGGCTGGCGCTCGGTGCAGCGCCGCGCGAGATACAGCGCGCTCTTCGTACATTCAATACGGGCGCCGAGCCATTTCTTAAAGAGAGCCAGGCCCATGGCGATTAG
- a CDS encoding HypC/HybG/HupF family hydrogenase formation chaperone produces MCLGIPGRIVEIVDPDNRLAKVEISGVRRLVNIACITDDTSPIASCVGQWVLVHVGFAMSRIDEVEARNTLELLKALEDIDDRSTLLGEAGGA; encoded by the coding sequence ATGTGCCTTGGTATCCCTGGACGCATCGTCGAAATCGTCGACCCGGACAACCGACTGGCGAAAGTGGAGATTTCTGGGGTCAGGAGACTGGTCAACATCGCGTGCATCACGGACGACACGAGCCCGATTGCGTCCTGCGTTGGCCAGTGGGTATTGGTTCATGTTGGCTTCGCCATGAGCCGCATCGACGAGGTCGAGGCGCGCAACACACTGGAATTGCTTAAGGCACTCGAAGATATCGATGACAGATCGACGCTGCTGGGTGAAGCTGGGGGGGCCTGA
- a CDS encoding cyclic nucleotide-binding domain-containing protein, producing the protein MQELEQILAEHPFFAGFESAHRHLVAGCARNHRFDAGRYLFREGESADEFFLIRHGRVALEIASPGHASIVIATLGAGDIVGASWLVSPYRWNFDARALEVTRAIGIDASCLRCKCDVDHDLGYAMMTRFLPILVNRLHATRLQLLDVYGKR; encoded by the coding sequence ATGCAGGAACTTGAACAGATTCTGGCGGAGCATCCATTTTTCGCTGGGTTTGAATCTGCGCATCGCCATTTGGTGGCGGGCTGCGCTCGCAACCACCGATTCGATGCGGGGCGGTACCTGTTCCGGGAAGGCGAGTCAGCCGACGAATTTTTCCTCATTCGGCACGGCCGGGTCGCGCTTGAGATCGCTTCGCCCGGGCATGCATCCATCGTCATTGCAACCCTTGGGGCCGGGGATATCGTGGGCGCCTCATGGCTCGTATCACCGTACCGTTGGAACTTCGACGCGCGGGCGCTCGAGGTCACACGTGCAATCGGTATCGATGCGTCTTGCCTGCGCTGCAAATGCGACGTTGACCACGATCTCGGGTATGCGATGATGACCCGCTTCCTGCCGATTCTGGTCAACCGCTTGCACGCGACGCGGCTACAGCTCCTCGATGTCTACGGAAAACGCTAA
- the hypE gene encoding hydrogenase expression/formation protein HypE — protein MSVPVRALRRRSGKVGEELITLAHGSGGKAMRDLIDDIFVGTFDNPLLSQLEDQARLNLDGLLGHGSRLALTTDSYVVTPLFFPGGDIGKLAVAGTVNDLAVGGATALYLTCGMIIEEGFPLAALRRVATSMKATADAAGVSIVTGDTKVVQRGSADKLFINTAGVGVIPAHVDIRAERARAGDVIIVNGFIGDHGAAIVDARGELALESSVQSDCQPLNGLIAAMLKVCPDIHCMRDATRGGVATVLNEFAVASNCCIRMDESALPIRDEVRGICEILGLDPLYLANEGKLIAVVAAEGADALLEAMRAHPAGHNAQVIGEVRQEPAGMVVMATRFGGDRLIDMLVGDQLPRIC, from the coding sequence ATGAGTGTGCCCGTTCGTGCGCTGCGTCGGCGTTCCGGCAAAGTTGGGGAAGAACTCATCACGCTCGCCCATGGCAGCGGTGGCAAGGCAATGCGCGACTTGATCGACGATATTTTCGTCGGGACTTTTGACAATCCCCTGCTGAGCCAGCTCGAAGACCAAGCCCGCCTCAACCTTGATGGCTTGCTTGGGCATGGCAGTCGCCTTGCTTTAACAACGGACTCATACGTTGTCACCCCATTGTTTTTTCCCGGCGGTGACATCGGCAAGCTCGCCGTTGCCGGCACCGTCAACGATCTGGCTGTGGGCGGCGCAACGGCCCTTTATCTGACCTGCGGCATGATCATTGAAGAAGGCTTCCCCCTCGCAGCGTTACGCCGCGTGGCAACGTCGATGAAGGCCACGGCCGACGCCGCCGGGGTGTCGATCGTCACCGGCGATACCAAGGTCGTGCAGCGGGGCTCCGCCGATAAGCTCTTCATCAACACCGCAGGCGTCGGCGTGATTCCCGCACATGTAGACATTCGCGCCGAGCGTGCGCGTGCCGGCGACGTCATCATCGTCAATGGTTTCATTGGAGATCACGGCGCCGCCATTGTCGATGCGCGTGGCGAACTGGCATTGGAAAGCAGCGTGCAGTCCGACTGCCAACCCCTCAACGGCCTGATCGCTGCCATGTTGAAGGTGTGCCCCGATATCCACTGCATGCGCGATGCCACGCGCGGTGGCGTGGCCACGGTACTCAATGAGTTCGCTGTCGCCAGTAACTGCTGCATTCGGATGGATGAATCCGCGCTGCCGATTCGCGACGAGGTTCGTGGCATCTGCGAAATCCTGGGGCTTGATCCTCTGTACCTCGCCAATGAGGGCAAGCTCATCGCGGTCGTGGCAGCAGAAGGGGCTGACGCACTGCTCGAGGCGATGCGAGCCCACCCAGCCGGGCACAACGCGCAGGTGATCGGCGAGGTCCGGCAAGAGCCCGCCGGAATGGTTGTCATGGCAACCCGATTCGGCGGCGACCGCCTCATTGACATGCTCGTGGGTGACCAGCTACCGCGGATCTGCTGA
- a CDS encoding Ni/Fe hydrogenase subunit alpha, producing the protein MAIRTIKVDNLTRVEGEGALELRISDGHVTAAKLKIMEPPRFFEALLRGRSYAELPDIVARICGICPVAYQMSAVHAIERAFGVTVQGQLRALRRLMYCGEWIESHALHVVMLHAPDFLGFPDAIRMASVHGDKVRDALTLKKAGNELIRVLGGREIHPVSVKPGGFYRVPSRAELTAMVSNLERVRDIAVELVHWVAGFDFPDYTRDYEFVALRHPCEYPLNEGRLVSSRGIDIDVADYESEFEERQVADSTALHSLLKRRGAYLVGPLARYALNFDRLPPTVQALARQAGLGTVCNNPFRSVVVRAIEVAYACEEALRIIDAYEPPQDAALTLVPRAGVGFGCTEAPRGICWHRYTFGADGTVETARIVPPTSQNQPSMEADLASVAGAMVDEPDDAIQARCEQSIRNYDPCISCSTHFLRLSVVRE; encoded by the coding sequence ATGGCGATTAGGACGATCAAGGTTGACAACCTGACCCGTGTGGAAGGCGAGGGTGCACTCGAGTTGCGTATCAGTGACGGGCACGTGACGGCGGCAAAACTCAAGATCATGGAGCCGCCCCGCTTTTTTGAGGCCCTTTTGCGTGGGCGCAGCTACGCTGAACTTCCTGATATCGTCGCACGCATCTGCGGCATCTGCCCGGTGGCTTATCAAATGAGCGCTGTGCACGCGATTGAGAGGGCTTTTGGCGTGACGGTGCAGGGGCAACTTCGAGCCCTGCGCAGGCTCATGTATTGTGGCGAGTGGATCGAAAGCCATGCATTGCATGTCGTCATGTTGCATGCTCCGGATTTTCTGGGCTTTCCCGATGCGATTCGCATGGCGAGCGTGCATGGTGACAAGGTACGAGATGCGCTGACTTTGAAGAAGGCCGGTAACGAGCTGATTCGGGTGCTCGGCGGACGCGAAATCCATCCCGTGAGTGTCAAGCCGGGTGGCTTTTACCGCGTGCCTAGCCGCGCAGAGTTGACCGCGATGGTGAGCAATCTTGAGCGTGTGCGAGACATTGCGGTCGAGTTGGTGCATTGGGTCGCAGGCTTCGATTTTCCTGATTACACCCGTGACTATGAATTTGTCGCGCTGCGCCACCCGTGCGAGTACCCGCTCAATGAAGGACGGCTGGTGTCCAGTCGGGGCATCGACATTGACGTCGCTGACTATGAGAGCGAATTTGAGGAGCGCCAGGTCGCGGATTCGACGGCGTTGCACTCGCTGCTGAAGCGGCGCGGCGCCTATCTGGTAGGGCCTTTGGCGCGCTACGCATTGAATTTTGACCGGCTGCCGCCAACCGTTCAGGCTCTAGCGCGCCAAGCTGGACTTGGCACGGTATGCAACAACCCGTTCCGTAGCGTCGTCGTGCGTGCGATTGAAGTTGCCTATGCTTGCGAGGAGGCGCTGCGCATCATTGACGCGTATGAGCCGCCGCAGGACGCTGCGCTCACGCTGGTGCCGCGTGCCGGGGTTGGCTTTGGGTGCACGGAGGCGCCACGTGGCATATGCTGGCATCGATACACTTTTGGCGCCGATGGTACCGTTGAAACCGCGCGCATCGTACCGCCGACTTCGCAGAACCAGCCGAGTATGGAGGCAGACCTTGCGAGCGTTGCAGGCGCGATGGTGGACGAGCCAGACGACGCCATCCAAGCGCGCTGCGAGCAAAGCATCCGCAACTATGATCCGTGCATATCCTGCTCGACCCACTTCCTGAGGTTATCGGTGGTTCGGGAATGA
- a CDS encoding FAD/NAD(P)-binding protein, translating into MSTENAKVVELISPFTPRRYRVEHVQRELSDTVTLTLAPVDGARPAFVPGQFNMLYAFGVGEAAISISAGGAGNGAFVHTVREVGAVSGAIARLGVGAMLGLRGPFGVGWPFLSAVGGDVVIVAGGLGLAPLRPVIHAILSDRNRYNRIAVLFGTRSPVELLYRHELESWRQRLDVEVEVTVDHADAQWHGHVGVVPSLIARAGFDPQRATAFVCGPEIMMRFTVGALRDAGVAAQRIYLSMERNMKCAIGLCGHCQFGSAFVCKDGPVMRLDAVADILAVREV; encoded by the coding sequence ATGTCTACGGAAAACGCTAAGGTGGTGGAGCTGATCAGTCCCTTTACGCCACGGCGCTACCGGGTGGAGCACGTGCAGCGCGAGCTCTCCGATACGGTGACGCTGACGCTCGCCCCCGTCGATGGCGCGCGGCCAGCATTCGTGCCGGGGCAGTTCAACATGCTTTATGCCTTTGGTGTCGGTGAGGCGGCAATCAGCATCAGTGCGGGGGGCGCTGGCAATGGCGCATTCGTGCATACAGTTCGTGAGGTCGGCGCCGTGAGCGGTGCGATCGCGCGGCTTGGCGTGGGCGCCATGCTTGGACTGCGCGGCCCTTTCGGGGTGGGCTGGCCTTTCCTGTCTGCGGTCGGCGGGGACGTCGTGATCGTCGCCGGTGGCCTCGGGTTGGCGCCCCTGCGCCCAGTGATTCACGCCATCTTGAGCGATCGCAATCGCTACAACCGGATCGCGGTTTTGTTTGGCACGCGCAGCCCGGTCGAACTGCTTTATCGCCATGAACTTGAGAGCTGGCGCCAACGGCTTGATGTTGAGGTCGAGGTGACCGTTGATCACGCCGATGCCCAGTGGCACGGTCACGTCGGAGTGGTGCCGTCGCTGATTGCCCGAGCCGGCTTTGACCCACAGCGGGCCACCGCATTTGTGTGCGGACCCGAAATCATGATGCGTTTCACAGTTGGCGCGTTGCGCGATGCCGGGGTCGCAGCCCAACGCATCTACCTGTCGATGGAGCGCAATATGAAATGCGCGATCGGCCTATGCGGCCACTGCCAGTTCGGATCGGCATTTGTCTGCAAGGACGGCCCTGTCATGCGATTGGACGCTGTCGCTGACATTCTTGCGGTGCGTGAGGTCTGA